The Medicago truncatula cultivar Jemalong A17 chromosome 4, MtrunA17r5.0-ANR, whole genome shotgun sequence genome includes a region encoding these proteins:
- the LOC112420850 gene encoding uncharacterized protein: protein MAFHTLWRKWMKECVGTTTASILVNESPTSEFPMRRRLRQGDLFSPFLLLIVVKGLNVMMTAATEANMFTGYSIGSNTPIVISHLQFVDDTLLLGVKSRANVRAFRAVLFLFEAMSGLKVNFDKSLLVGVNIDESWVHEATYVLSCKIGRLPFIYMGLLIGSDARYLIFWEPVIYCIKAILSVWKSRNMSFSGHLTLLQSFLSSLPVYTLSFFRTPSGNWCWRCLVDRNGLWYKVLSSRYGEERGERFRRLFDLSVDKYMKVTEMYSLGWDEGGEAWGWRRQLFALEEDLGGECRTLLSNVTLQDVRQWHPNVGDGYTVCGVYQMPMRQEMHNTYAAATAVWHKNVPLKVSICAWHLLRNRWSTKDKLVRCDIIPFDSQLCVTGCDSNESADHHLIHCPTFGEI from the exons ATGGCGTTTCATACTTTGTGGCGGAAGTGGATGAAAGAGTGCGTAGGTACAACAACTGCCTCGATTTTGGTAAATGAGAGTCCTACTAGCGAATTTCCTATGAGAAGAAGGTTAAGACAAGGTGACCtgttttccccttttcttttaCTAATTGTTGTAAAAGGTCTGAATGTTATGATGACTGCTGCGACAGAAGCTAATATGTTTACTGGTTATAGTATTGGTTCAAACACTCCAATTGTGATCTCTCATCTGCAATTCGTGGATGATACTCTTCTGTTAGGCGTTAAGAGTCGGGCAAATGTCAGAGCCTTTAGGGCTGTCCTATTTCTTTTCGAGGCCATGTCGGGACTGAAAGTAAACTTCGATAAGAGCTTGTTGGTTGGTGTAAATATTGATGAGTCATGGGTGCATGAGGCCACCTATGTTCTGTCGTGTAAAATTGGTCGGTTACCATTTATTTATATGGGCCTTCTTATTGGGAGTGATGCtagatatttgattttttgggaGCCAGTAATTTACTGTATTAAGGCTATATTGTCTGTTTGGAAGAGTAGAAATATGTCTTTTAGTGGTCACTTGACTCTTCTTCAATCCTTCCTGTCTTCTCTTCCTGTCTACACCCTTTCTTTTTTCAGAACTCCCTCAG GTAATTGGTGTTGGAGGTGTCTGGTGGATAGGAATGGTTTATGGTATAAGGTGTTGTCATCTCGTTATGGCGAGGAGAGAGG GGAGAGGTTTAGGAGACTTTTTGATTTATCTGTTGACAAGTATATGAAAGTGACGGAGATGTATTCCTTGGGTTGGGATGAAGGAGGGGAAGCATGGGGGTGGCGTCGGCAGTTGTTCGCGTTGGAGGAAGATTTAGGGGGGGAGTGTAGAACTCTGCTTTCTAATGTTACCTTGCAGGATGTTAGGCAGTGGCATCCTAATGTGGGTGATGGTTATACAGTCTGTGGTGTGTATCAAATGCCCATGAGGCAGGAGATGCATAATACATACGCAGCAGCTACCGCAGTTTGGCACAAAAATGTTCCTCTTAAGGTTTCAATTTGTGCATGGCATCTTCTTCGCAACAGGTGGTCTACAAAGGATAAATTGGTTCGTTGTGACATCATTCCGTTTGATTCTCAATTGTGTGTGACCGGATGTGATTCCAATGAATCAGCAGACCATCACTTAATTCATTGTCCCACTTTCGGTGAGATATGA